One segment of Triticum aestivum cultivar Chinese Spring chromosome 2A, IWGSC CS RefSeq v2.1, whole genome shotgun sequence DNA contains the following:
- the LOC123184863 gene encoding uncharacterized protein isoform X2, translating to MANVAEHGVQMPADPPAGKAAAAPEMGLNLFIRFVALIERLGDALGTLAFTWATVVLLGGYANSNDLGSDFGVLTAIVFLEALRCWKE from the coding sequence ATGGCGAACGTCGCCGAGCACGGCGTGCAGATGCCGGCGGATCCTCCCGCCGGCAAGGCCGCCGCAGCGCCGGAGATGGGGCTGAATCTTTTCATTCGCTTCGTCGCGCTGATCGAGAGGCTTGGCGACGCCTTGGGCACGCTGGCCTTCACCTGGGCCACCGTCGTCCTGCTCGGCGGCTACGCCAACTCAAACGACCTCGGCTCGGATTTCGGGGTCTTGACGGCCATTGTTTTCCTGGAAGCCTTGAG